The following nucleotide sequence is from Cellvibrio sp. PSBB006.
TTCTTGCGTTAAAAAATCGATAAGCGGTCAGACACTTAAATATGTTACAAACAAGGCTGATTGGTCAGACCGTCCGCCACACCATAGAGGGCAGGCTTGGGATTAAAATCATTGTCAAATAACAACGGCCAGTCTTCGTGGTTATTGTCAAACAGGTTGCTGATCAACCAGCTATCACTGTCACGAATACCCCAAATCGTCAGGCCACCGCGTAAATTTGCAGGCACGGCTTCAAGGTAAGCGGTCACAATGTCGCAATAACGTTTTTTCTGCGCAGCGGCCAGCTCGGTTGTTAAGCTTGCTTCATAGTTGTCGGGATAATCATAAGCGTCGCTGTAAGGGTTGTTGATCGGTATATCCAGTTCAGTAATTTTTACTTTCAAGCCGCGTTCCACCACGGCAGCGAAGGAACTCTTGATCGCATCGACACTCGGCCAATCCATAAAGACATGCATTTGAAAGCCGACGCCATCAATGGGAATGTCGCGCTCAAGAAAATCATCCACCATGGCGATAACCGCTTCGAATTTTGCACCGCCGTTGGAGATGTTGAAGTCGTTGTAATAAAGATCAACTTGCGCATCGGCAGCCCGTGCACTGGTGAAGGCGGTTTCAATAAAAGCGGCGCCCATATTCTGGTAAAAAACCGAATTGCGGTAGCTGCCATCTTCTTCGAAAGCTTCGTTCACCACATCCCAGCTGGGGACGCGCCCGGCAAAATGGCCGGCGATTGTTTCGACATGTTCTTCCAGCATGGCAAACCAGGCGGCTTCGTCTCCCTCAAAGGTTTTCATCCAGTCTGGTACCTGATAGTCGGAATGCCACACCAGTGTATGGGCATGCAGGCTGATGCCATTGTCGTCCGCGTATTCGAGTAACGCATCGGCCTCGGTGAAATAATAAGTGTCCTGCGCCGGATGCAGATAACTCATCTTCATAATGTTGCCAGCGGTCAACTGATCAAAATGCGCTTCGATGATAGTGCGTTGCGCAACGCCAGTTTCATCGTCATTCAGAATGCTGGATGTTTCGTTCCCCGCGCTCACTGCAACGCCAATCGGAAAATCTGCCAAAGTATGCAAACTTAACGCCTCGCTGCTGCTACTCGAACTGCTGCTGTCACTTGAGCTGCTGGGTTCGCTGCTTGCCTGGCTGCTGGAACTGGCATTGGCCGAACTGGGATTACCGGATGAGGAACCGCCACCACCACCGCAGGCGCCAAGTAATAAAAGGGTGGTCAGAAGAGAGGGTAGAAGCAAGGTGTATCGAGGAGAGGTTTGCATAATGTTTACCTGTCGGTCGTTATTATTAGAGGTCCAGTGAAAACTTTAACTTGTATACTAGGGTACCAAAAAGCTCTGAACGAGACCAGCTTGTTGTCATGGAAACCACAAGCTAACGAAAAGCTCGCTAAACCACAAGGGCGGGGATATTAAGAATTGGCAGCGATAGGCTGGCGAGGTGAAAGAAAATTTACCCATAAAAAAGCCACCCGAAGGTGGCTCTGAATATGCTGATATATTGATGTTGGTAGGTCGCGAGTTTGTCGTCAGGGCTGCGGGTTTCGAAACCCTCAAGTCAGGGACGACTTGAGGGAGCTACAGGGATGTATTCATGCGTTTTCGAAACCCGCAGCCCTGATGACAAACGGACCACGGAGTACCCAACTAAAAATCTAATGATTTTTAACCCTCCATCTGCTCCAGCTCTTTGCCTTTGGTTTCCTTCACATAACGCAATACGAAAACCACAGAAAGTGCCGAGAACAAGGCATAAATGCTGTAAGTGCCGGCTAATCCCAGGAAGGAGGCCAACAAGACCGGGAAGGTGAGGGTAATCACGAAGTTAGCAATCCACTGAGCAAAACCGGCGACAGCCAAGCCTGAACCGCGAATCTGGTTGGGGAACATCTCGCCCAGCATAATCCACATCACCGGACCCCAGGAGACATTGAAAAAGATCACATACAAATTAGCAGACACCAGTGCAAGTACGCCCATATCATCGGACAACATCAGCTTGCCTGCCTCATCCAGCGGGGCGCCAGCGAAGGCGAAAGCCACCAGCGCCAAGGTTACTGTCATACCTGCCGAGCCGATCCACAGCAGCGGCTTACGGCCAATCTTGTCGACCAGGAAGAAGGTGATAAAGCAGGCCGCAATACTGACTGAGCCCGAAACCACGTTAATCAATAAAGAATGGCTCTCGGAAAAACCGGCCGCTTGCCAGAGCACGGCACCGTAGTAAAACACCACGTTGATCCCGACTAACTGTTGTAATACCGCCAAGCCGATACCGATCCACATGATGGGGCGCATCTTATTGGTGGTTTTATCAATCAGATCTGACAAACGGGGTTTGTGGTGGTCGGCGGCGAGGGAAGCGTCAATTTCGCGCATCTTGATATCGCCTTCGATGGCGCCATAGAGTTTGTTCAGCACCGCTTGCGCGCGGGCTTTTTGCCCTGAAGCCACCAGAAAGCGTGGACTTTCAGGGATGGCCAATAATGCCAGCAGGAAGATAGTGGCAGGCACGAGTTCGACCCAGAACATCCAGCGCCAGGTTTCATAGCCCAGCCAGAAAATGGATAACGATGAGCCGGCGATATCCGCCAGGAAATAGTTGCTCACAAACGCAGCCGTCAAGCCGGTGATGATGGCAATCTGTTGAACTGAACTGAGTTTGCCGCGATAACGCGCCAGGGCCACTTCACTGATATAGGCCGGACACATGACGCTCGCCGCCCCTACGGCAAGACCGCCGAGAATACGGTAGAAGATGAATTCCAGCGATGACGTCGCTACCCCTGAGCCCCAGGCAGACACAATAAACAACACGGCGGCCACAATCAGGAGCGCACGACGACCGTGCTTATCTGCCAGGGTGCCAGCGAAGAAAGCGCCGACAGCACAGCCCAGCAACATCGAGGACACGCTAAAACCAGTCCCCATGGAGTCGGAATTAAAGGCAGTTTGTAAACCATCGACAGTACCGTTAATGACACCGCTGTCGAAACCAAAAAGAAAACCACCGATGGTGGCAATACAGCTGATCAGGATAATAAAAGCGCTATTCGCCTGGGTAGGTGTAGATGACTCGTTCATGGTGATACCTGATTATTGAAATTATGTATTTGTCTCTAGTGATGCATGGCATTGTTTGGGCAGTGGGACTGCGCCGGTGGTGACCATAGCATATTGATGCGCGGGACAACATTCTGCGCATAAAAAAGCCCTCACAAGGAGGGCTTGGTTGAGGCCATTTTTGGCGGATCAGATTTCGAAGGCGAAGCCCATTTCGGTCAATTTTTTGTAAGCCTCATCATCAAACCGGTACAGGTTTGCCGCCCGGTGAGGCACGCCCTGCTGCTTTTCATTGCACGGCGTGAGCAGGTTCATCTTCATGATCTTGCGGCGGAAGTTGGGTTTGTCCAGCTTCACATTGAGAATGGCTTCATACAGAGACTGTAATTGCAGCAGGGTGAATTTCTCGGGCAACAGGTTAAACCCGATAGGCTGATGGCAAACCTGATGGCGTAAAAACTTCATCCCGTAGGATACGATTTCGGCATGGTCGTAAATCAGATCGGGCAGGTTGTTGACGCTGAACCAGCGTGCAAACGATGTGCTCTGGCTTTCGATCATCGGATAGTCTTCGGCGCTGACCAGGGTGTAGTACGCGATGGTCACCACCCGATCATTCGGAAAACGATCTACCCGGCCGAACGCCTTCAACTGCTCCAGGTACAGTTCTTTGACCCCGGTCAATTCTTCCAGCAAGCGCGATGCTGCATCGCGCAGGTTTTCGTCATAACGAATCCAGCCACCGGGCAGTGCCCACTTATCTTTATGGATCGGGTCGTGGTGTTTGATCAGCAGAATTTTCAGTTGGTCGTGATCCAAACCAAAGATCAGGTTGTCGATAGATAACGCCTGGATAACATTTTGGGGTGAATGCAGGGGTTCGACATGGCTGTGTCTGGGTGATGACGGAATGTGGCGGGTGGGCACGATGATAGTTCCTCATTGGTGGTAGGGCGACGCACGGGCGACGCTTGTCTCGCCGATCTCTGCTCCGGTACAGCAGCTCGTGCCGATACGGGCTACCAGGCAGGCAAATCTACCCGCATTGTATAAGGCTGCCACCCAATGGTCGAGCGCCAATATGGTTATGGCAATTACGGTGCCGAAGAGGCGAAATCGCCAAAACTGTACTATATTCTTCTTGTGGTCAGTACGACAATAAGATATGATCTTCATCATCTTGCGGTTTCCCGATTAAAGGGCGAGCTAACGCTGGCCCGTCGGTTGATCCAGAGGAAAATTCCCGTTGCCCCTGGATCTGTAGTTGGCCGCAAGCCACACTCAACAAGCGTCTACCAAGAGAATAAGCATGCTGTTTTTAGGTATTGATGTAGGCAGTTCTTCCGTTAAGTTGTCCGTGCTTGATGGCCAGAGCGGCAAAAGCCTCGGCTCAATTACGCACCCCGAGAGCGAACTGGCGATACAAAGTCCGCGCGCTGGCTGGGCCGAGCAAGATCCGGCGGTATGGTGGGATTGTGTCAAACAGGGTTGTCGTCGTTTGTTTGCCAGCGACAAGATCGACCCTTCACGTATCAGTGCCATCGGCATTTCGTACCAGATGCACGGCCTCGTGCTGGTGGATGTGCAACAACAGGTGCTGCGTCCGGCCATTATCTGGTGTGATAGCCGTGCAGTTGCGTGCGGCAACCAGGCGTTGCAGGAACTGGGTCAGGGCTATTGCTTTGATCACCTGTTGAATTCGCCGGGTAATTTCACTGCTGCCAAACTGCGTTGGGTGCAGGAGAATGAGCCAGAGGTCTTTGCGCGCGTTCATAAGATGATGTTGCCGGGTGACTATATCGCCATGAAGTTAACTGGCGACATTACTACCACGGCATCGGGTTTGTCGGAAGGCACCTTGTGGGACTTCCGGAACAAATCTATCGCCACCGAATTATTGAATCATTGGCAGATAACAGCCGATGTTATTCCCTCACTTGTCCCCAGTTTTGGCGAGCAAGGTATAGTCAATGCATCGGCTGCCGATGAACTGGGTATTCGGGCTGGCACTCGCGTCAGTTACCGCGGTGGCGACCAGCCGAATAACGCTTTCAGTTTGAATGTTTTGCAACCCGGTGAAGTCGCCGCCACGGCGGGAACTTCCGGCGTAATCTATGGTGTAACAGACAAACCCGCAGCCGATCTGGAGTCGCGGGTTAACACGTTTTTGCACGTCACCAACAGCGATGAAAAACCGCGCAACGGTGTGTTGGTGTGTGTGAATGGCACCGGCCGTTTGTACAGCTGGTTGCGTCAAACCCTGAATGCAACAGGGCAAGGTGTTTCTTACGCACAATTAAATGCATTGGCGGC
It contains:
- a CDS encoding sugar porter family MFS transporter, which produces MNESSTPTQANSAFIILISCIATIGGFLFGFDSGVINGTVDGLQTAFNSDSMGTGFSVSSMLLGCAVGAFFAGTLADKHGRRALLIVAAVLFIVSAWGSGVATSSLEFIFYRILGGLAVGAASVMCPAYISEVALARYRGKLSSVQQIAIITGLTAAFVSNYFLADIAGSSLSIFWLGYETWRWMFWVELVPATIFLLALLAIPESPRFLVASGQKARAQAVLNKLYGAIEGDIKMREIDASLAADHHKPRLSDLIDKTTNKMRPIMWIGIGLAVLQQLVGINVVFYYGAVLWQAAGFSESHSLLINVVSGSVSIAACFITFFLVDKIGRKPLLWIGSAGMTVTLALVAFAFAGAPLDEAGKLMLSDDMGVLALVSANLYVIFFNVSWGPVMWIMLGEMFPNQIRGSGLAVAGFAQWIANFVITLTFPVLLASFLGLAGTYSIYALFSALSVVFVLRYVKETKGKELEQMEG
- a CDS encoding NUDIX domain-containing protein, whose product is MPTRHIPSSPRHSHVEPLHSPQNVIQALSIDNLIFGLDHDQLKILLIKHHDPIHKDKWALPGGWIRYDENLRDAASRLLEELTGVKELYLEQLKAFGRVDRFPNDRVVTIAYYTLVSAEDYPMIESQSTSFARWFSVNNLPDLIYDHAEIVSYGMKFLRHQVCHQPIGFNLLPEKFTLLQLQSLYEAILNVKLDKPNFRRKIMKMNLLTPCNEKQQGVPHRAANLYRFDDEAYKKLTEMGFAFEI
- a CDS encoding FGGY-family carbohydrate kinase, which gives rise to MLFLGIDVGSSSVKLSVLDGQSGKSLGSITHPESELAIQSPRAGWAEQDPAVWWDCVKQGCRRLFASDKIDPSRISAIGISYQMHGLVLVDVQQQVLRPAIIWCDSRAVACGNQALQELGQGYCFDHLLNSPGNFTAAKLRWVQENEPEVFARVHKMMLPGDYIAMKLTGDITTTASGLSEGTLWDFRNKSIATELLNHWQITADVIPSLVPSFGEQGIVNASAADELGIRAGTRVSYRGGDQPNNAFSLNVLQPGEVAATAGTSGVIYGVTDKPAADLESRVNTFLHVTNSDEKPRNGVLVCVNGTGRLYSWLRQTLNATGQGVSYAQLNALAADIPVGSDGLLFHPFGNGAERIYQNKNLGAQLRNLDFNRHGLGHMVRAAQEGIVFSLNQGFDVLKALGGSCEVVRAAKGNMFLSDVFTHAFANTTQAAVELFETDGAEGAARAAALGSGFYATPADAFNGLQRVGVVEPDKALFAQYQDAYQQWAALLPV
- a CDS encoding endo-1,4-beta-xylanase — its product is MQTSPRYTLLLPSLLTTLLLLGACGGGGGSSSGNPSSANASSSSQASSEPSSSSDSSSSSSSSEALSLHTLADFPIGVAVSAGNETSSILNDDETGVAQRTIIEAHFDQLTAGNIMKMSYLHPAQDTYYFTEADALLEYADDNGISLHAHTLVWHSDYQVPDWMKTFEGDEAAWFAMLEEHVETIAGHFAGRVPSWDVVNEAFEEDGSYRNSVFYQNMGAAFIETAFTSARAADAQVDLYYNDFNISNGGAKFEAVIAMVDDFLERDIPIDGVGFQMHVFMDWPSVDAIKSSFAAVVERGLKVKITELDIPINNPYSDAYDYPDNYEASLTTELAAAQKKRYCDIVTAYLEAVPANLRGGLTIWGIRDSDSWLISNLFDNNHEDWPLLFDNDFNPKPALYGVADGLTNQPCL